From a region of the Oryza sativa Japonica Group chromosome 6, ASM3414082v1 genome:
- the LOC4340875 gene encoding formin-like protein 15, with amino-acid sequence MPCCSAVLSAAAAAAAASRTPPWLHRLHAKGGLSFPSNLHIDDLLYGQHHALPHPPPPPPPPQPAKEPPPPTKPKHPKPKQQQHPPPPPPQKPPQGSTNLSLPNPSGSGSGNGNPPPSPQLQLSTVIADVFVTPSSAPPLIAPIKAFRKQNHPRPRPDKASRPSKENKDKASKVKVKKRRRSDRAADGDGERCSRTEVTVIDTSTDGWKAAKLLLRRGAVWKVRDKASGVSEPEDPTKMKRRAGLVSKIQRDREKQKQKEKEATSSGNIHASSGDGMKEPDGPIQALKRSRGPEPEPEIIALLH; translated from the exons ATGCCGTGCTGCAGCGCGGTgctgagcgcggcggcggcggcggccgcggcaagccgcacgccgccgtggCTGCACCGCCTCCACGCCAAAGGGGGCCTGTCTTTCCCCTCCAACCTCCACATCGACGACCTCCTCTACGGCCAGCACCACGCCCTACcccatcctccgccgccgccgccgccgccgcagcctgcgaaggagccaccgccgcctacCAAGCCGAAGCATCCGAAgcccaagcagcagcagcatccaccgccgccgccgccgcagaagcCACCGCAAGGTAGCACCAATCTCTCCCTACCAAACCCTAGCGGAAGCGGAAGCGGCAACGGCAACCCACCACCATCGCCACAGCTGCAGCTCTccaccgtcatcgccgacgtcttcgtcaccccctcctccgctcctccgcTCATCGCGCCGATCAAGGCCTTCCGCAAGCAGAACCACCCGCGCCCTAGGCCCGACAAGGCCTCCCGCCCCAGCAAGGAGAACAAGGACAAGGCCTCCAAGGTCAAGGTCAAGAAGCGCCGCCGCTCCGACCGCGCcgccgatggcgacggcgagaggtGTAGCAGGACCGAGGTCACCGTCATCGACACCAGCACCGATGGGTGGAAGGCGGCGAAGCTGCTCCTCCGGAGAGGCGCCGTCTGGAAGGTGAGGGACAAGGCCTCCGGGGTCTCTGAACCTGAGGATCCCACCAAGATGAAGAGGAGGGCCGGCTTGGTCTCCAAGATTCAGAGGGACAGggagaagcagaagcagaaggAGAAAGAAGCAACCTCATCG GGAAACATTCATGCTAGTAGTGGAGATGGGATGAAAGAGCCTGATGGTCCTATTCAAGCACTGAAAAG ATCTAGAGGTCCTGAGCCAGAACCAGAAATTATAGCGCTTCTTCATTGA
- the LOC4340874 gene encoding uncharacterized protein, translated as MASKTMVVLFVVAASLLLLSQDVAFAARELADASGEASKGGDKKDDISISIGVTVGATPVVTINTKPKHHGKTPSYGHSHP; from the exons ATGGCGTCCAAGACCATGGTGGTGCTGTTCGTCGTGGCGGCGTCTCTCCTCCTGCTCTCGCAGGACGTGGCGTTTGCCGCCAGAGAGCTCGCTGATGCCAGTG GCGAGGCGAGTAAGGGAGGCGATAAGAAGGACGACATCAGCATCTCCATTGGAGTGACCGTAGGCGCCACGCCTGTAGTGACCATAAACACCAAGCCCAAACACCATGGGAAGACGCCGAGCTATGGCCACTCTCACCCATGA